In Chloroflexota bacterium, the sequence TATCTTGGCAGTGCTCGCCAGGCGCGGCACCGTTCTATTCATAAGCATACGCACCAAGTTGGAACCATTCGATCAGGTAGGAGGGAATTGAGATGGACTGGGGAATGAAAAATCGTCTCTCGCAATTGATCCAACCAGATGGACACTGTTTTTTCTTGCCGATAGACCATGGCTATTTCCAAGGGCCAACTCGCAAACTGGAAAAACCGGGCGAAACGGTTAAGCCACTTCTGCCGTATTGCGATGCTCTCTTCGTTACCAGAGGTGTGTTACGCGCATGTATAGATCCTGCCAACAGCAAGCCCATTATCTTGCGCGTATCCGGTGGTACAAGCATGGTCGGGAAGGACCTGGCTCATGAAGGGGTCACCACTTCGGTACGTGAGGCTATCCGTCTGAATGTGGCTGCAGTGGGGGTGTCCATATTCATCGGTAGCGACTATGAACATGAGACGCTCATGAACCTGGCAAATCTCGTCAATGAATGCGAGGATTACGGCATCCCCGTTATGGCAGTTACGGCGGTAGGCAAAGAATTGGAAAAGCGCGAAGCGCGCTATCTCGCTTTGTGTTGCCGCATCGCAGCCGAATTGGGCGCCCGTGTGGTCAAAACCTACTGGTGCGAGGATTTCGACAAAGTGGTGAATGGTTGCCCTGTTCCGGTGGTCATGGCTGGCGGCCCAAAATGTGAAACAGAGCTCGAGGTATTCGAGTTTGTCTATGATGGCATGCAGAAAGGGGCCATAGGGATCAACCTAGGCCGTAACGTTTGGCAGAATGACCATCCAGTTGCTATGGCCAGGGCCTTGCGTGCCATTATCCACGAAAACGCTACGGCTAAGGAAGCTCACGACCTGTTCAATGACATTAAGTCTGGCAAGCAATAGACCCTCACATAAAGAGGTATGGTGTATAGCGAGGATACCATGCGTGTAGCTGTGTATTACAATAACCAAGATGTGCGCCTGGAAGAAATGCCTACGCCTCAGATTGGCCCAGGCGAGGTATTGGTCAAAGTGATCGCCAGCGGAATCTGCGGCAGCGATGTGATGGAATGGTATCGCATCAAAAAGGCCCCCAGAGTGTTGGGACACGAGATCACGGGCGAGATCGTTCAAGTTGGGGAGGGGGTGAAAAACTACCAAGTCGGCGATAGGGTTTTTGTCTCCCACCATGTCCCCTGTAACACCTGTCGTTACTGTCTGAGCGGCTATCACACAGTTTGTGAAACGCTGCATACTACCAATTACGATCCAGGCGGCTTTGCTGAATATATCCGTGTTCCGCCGCTCCAAGTTGAGCGAGGTATTTACTTGTTGCCCGATGAGGTATCGTTTGAAGACGGTGTGTTCATTGAACCGCTAGCCTGCGTGGTGCGTGCCCAAAGGATGGCCCGTCTTCAGGTGGGACAAACTGTGCTCATCCTCGGCAGTGGCATGTCGGGACTGCTGCATGTAGCGCTGGCACGTGCATCTGGAGCAACAAGAATCATTGCCACGGATGTGAATGACTACCGCCTTCATGCGGCACAACGTTTTGGGGCTGATGTTGTCATGCATGCCACTGAGGATGTATCTGCCCGTTTACGTCAAGTCAATGACGGTAGGCTGGCAGACCTAGTGATTATCTGCACCGGAGCTTACGCTGCCTTCATACAGGCATTGCAGTCTGTAGAACGTGGTGGAACAGTGCTGTTCTTTGCTCCCACAGAGCCTGGTGTTACTGTTCCCGTCCCGGTCAACGATTTTTGGCGCAATGGCATTACGCTAATGCCCTCTTACGGCGCTGCACCATTTGACCTTGCTTTGGCCCTGGAGTTGATTCGCGCACGCCGGGTGCCCGTGCGAGATATGATTACCCATCGCCTCAGTCTGGCTGAAACAGGGCTGGGTTTCCGACTTGTCGTCGAAGCCAGAGAATCGCTCAAGGTGATTATTGAGCCTCAAAGGTAACACACCAGGAAGAATTAACGACTGATTAAGATGACCAATGGAGGAACCTAGCACTTGTGGACCCCCCATCAACCAAGCTAAACGCTCTTTGTACTGGAGGTTATGATTGGATGCCATGACTTTGCATCACGATAGCATCATTTTCGATGGGCATTGCGATACATTGCTCGAGGTCTTGGCGGGAAAACGCAAATTGAACGAACGTTCCACAAAGGGTCATATTGACCTGCCTCGCTTGCGTGAAGGTGGAGTAACCGCTCAAGTTTTTGCTCTCTTCATCGAAGACCAGTACCTGCCAGCGAGGGCAGCCGTGCAGACCTTGCGTTTGTTGGATGCGCTTTATAGTGAACTTGAGATCAATGCCGATTCGCTTCTGTTGGCCACGAAAGCAGAGCACATTGAGCAGGCGAAGAAAACGGGCAAGGTGGCTGCGGTGGTGGGCATCGAGGGTGCAGAGTCTCTTGAAGGGGACCTACATCTGCTGCGCATGTTCTACCGTCTGGGAGTACGTTTGCTCACAATAGCCTGGAGCCGTCGCAACGAGGCTGCGGATGGCGTTCAGGAAGCGCGTACGGGCGGCGGCCTGACCAACTTTGGCTTGAAACTAGTCGAAGAATGCAATCGCTTGGGTATCATGGTTGATGTCTCACACCTTTCTCCCGCTGGGGTCAGAGATGTTTTGGAAGCAAGTTCTCAGCCAGTTATTGCCTCGCATAGCAATGCCTATGCCCTGTGCCCACATCCCCGCAACCTGACTGATCAGCAATTGGTTGCTTTGGCAGAGAAGGGCGGTATGGTCGGGGTCACCTTTGTGCCCTCTTTTATCGCAGAAGACCGAAAAGAGGCTAGTTTGGAAAAGTTGCTCGATCACATCGATCACATTGTCCAGGTTGCTGGCATTGACCATGTGGGCTTGGGCTCTGACTTCGATGGGTTCAGTCCACCTCCGCCCCTTGGCCTGGAGGATGTAACCTGTTTACCTGGTATCACGACTGGTTTGCTCCGCAGAGGATATGCGGAAAATGAAGCGCGCAAAATACTGGGAGGTAATTTCCTGCGCGTATTTCGCCAAGTAGCAGGATAACCATAGAGGATACAGGCTTTTTCGTTCGTAATTCAGTTGCGCTATAATGTGTCATCACTTGCTTTATGGAGGAACGCAGAACTGTGAGCGTATTTCATAACATGAACGAGCTTCAGCCGTCTCGCTTGATGACCTTGATCTTGTTGATTGCAGTAAGCACGGTTTTCGGTGTGGCTTGCGGTTCAAGTTCTAATCCTGGAAACATCCCCCCCACGAGAACGCCTAAACCAACCTTTACCATTGAGGTACATGCTCCGACGCCGTATCCTTCACCAACTCCAGAGCCATCGCCCACGCCGACTGCTACTATTACTCCCACGCCTACACCGACCGTGAATCCGTATTTCAACCCACTGACTGGCGAGTTGGTGCAGAATCCCTCAGTACTACAACGGCGCCCGCTCCTGGTACGCATTGGTAATGATCCCGAGGTCCGCCCGCAATCAGGGCTTTCTGAAGCGGACATGGTCTATGAAGAGGCAATGGATGGCTGGACGATAACCCGTCTGACGGCTATTATCTGGAGCAAGGACCCCAGAGAAC encodes:
- the lsrF gene encoding 3-hydroxy-5-phosphonooxypentane-2,4-dione thiolase, which produces MDWGMKNRLSQLIQPDGHCFFLPIDHGYFQGPTRKLEKPGETVKPLLPYCDALFVTRGVLRACIDPANSKPIILRVSGGTSMVGKDLAHEGVTTSVREAIRLNVAAVGVSIFIGSDYEHETLMNLANLVNECEDYGIPVMAVTAVGKELEKREARYLALCCRIAAELGARVVKTYWCEDFDKVVNGCPVPVVMAGGPKCETELEVFEFVYDGMQKGAIGINLGRNVWQNDHPVAMARALRAIIHENATAKEAHDLFNDIKSGKQ
- a CDS encoding membrane dipeptidase gives rise to the protein MTLHHDSIIFDGHCDTLLEVLAGKRKLNERSTKGHIDLPRLREGGVTAQVFALFIEDQYLPARAAVQTLRLLDALYSELEINADSLLLATKAEHIEQAKKTGKVAAVVGIEGAESLEGDLHLLRMFYRLGVRLLTIAWSRRNEAADGVQEARTGGGLTNFGLKLVEECNRLGIMVDVSHLSPAGVRDVLEASSQPVIASHSNAYALCPHPRNLTDQQLVALAEKGGMVGVTFVPSFIAEDRKEASLEKLLDHIDHIVQVAGIDHVGLGSDFDGFSPPPPLGLEDVTCLPGITTGLLRRGYAENEARKILGGNFLRVFRQVAG
- a CDS encoding alcohol dehydrogenase catalytic domain-containing protein: MRVAVYYNNQDVRLEEMPTPQIGPGEVLVKVIASGICGSDVMEWYRIKKAPRVLGHEITGEIVQVGEGVKNYQVGDRVFVSHHVPCNTCRYCLSGYHTVCETLHTTNYDPGGFAEYIRVPPLQVERGIYLLPDEVSFEDGVFIEPLACVVRAQRMARLQVGQTVLILGSGMSGLLHVALARASGATRIIATDVNDYRLHAAQRFGADVVMHATEDVSARLRQVNDGRLADLVIICTGAYAAFIQALQSVERGGTVLFFAPTEPGVTVPVPVNDFWRNGITLMPSYGAAPFDLALALELIRARRVPVRDMITHRLSLAETGLGFRLVVEARESLKVIIEPQR